The Chryseobacterium sp. G0186 genome includes the window CCACCATATGTAATCTTCACCAGATAATTTCCTGAAGGAAGATGGGATAGGTTCATATCCTGTCTGTAGAATCCGGCCTGATTAGCAAGCTCTGCAGAATGTACCTTTTTCCCTGTAAGGTCATAAACTTCTACGCTCCCTTTGTTATTTGCTTTTTCTTTTACATCAAAAAGAACAGTTACTTTTTTATCAGCAGTAGTTGGGTTAGGGTAAATTCCGAATGAAGCTTTTTTGCTTACCTCAGTAATTCCCAGTGTTCCCGTAATTTTTTTGTATTTAAAATGCATATTTCCGTTCTGTGAACCTCCGTTGGAAGTAAAATACATTCTGTAATAATCCGATCCTTGCTTGATGTAATAAACAGCATCAGAATAAACTCCCATAGTAGGCTTCCATGAGTGGCCAATAGTGGTGATATTACTGGAGAATGCATTATTGGCAGGAACATTTGCAGTTGCCGTTTCCTGTACTTCAGGACGTACTTTTGCTACAGAAATATTTGAATTTTGAATAACTCCGGACATTCTGTACTTCATTGTTTGTGGATTTCCTTGCGTATCAATGTAAGGATAATCTGTAAAGTATCTTGTAAACATCAGATTCCAAGCACTTCTTGATGGTTCCATGCTCGGTACCTTTGCACCTGATGTGAAAGAGAAATAATTGAAGAAAGAATCATCTGCTCCGTTGGCGATAGTTCTTGTTTCTGTAGCTCCCCAAGAAGAACCGTTCCACTTAGAATATTTGAAGGTATATCCTGCAT containing:
- a CDS encoding T9SS type A sorting domain-containing protein, yielding MKTKLLLSSLLALTVQQTVLAQTDANGYTTVNLSMGASYQNRVFFDFGTNNMVSQPANTWDVAFYRTSPYAFGTRINDALNIEVYTASVNMADWDNISISNEASWGEPLYNPDQITDISQGAFEQGPVTAPNPNIPSTGWGVYNTTNHHIDGKAIFVLKYASGEYIKFAIVDAYAGYTFKYSKWNGSSWGATETRTIANGADDSFFNYFSFTSGAKVPSMEPSRSAWNLMFTRYFTDYPYIDTQGNPQTMKYRMSGVIQNSNISVAKVRPEVQETATANVPANNAFSSNITTIGHSWKPTMGVYSDAVYYIKQGSDYYRMYFTSNGGSQNGNMHFKYKKITGTLGITEVSKKASFGIYPNPTTADKKVTVLFDVKEKANNKGSVEVYDLTGKKVHSAELANQAGFYRQDMNLSHLPSGNYLVKITYGGNSETKKLIVK